One region of Glutamicibacter sp. B1 genomic DNA includes:
- a CDS encoding NAD-glutamate dehydrogenase: MSESFMDATLTPKLVSEYYSQIATEDVAAYRPDELESRVAAHLEIGYEREAETPNVAITRNNGVSVVHIVTDDMPFLVDSVTAALVQLNSPIQLVVHPTFVVSRKSETGEIVKISHTGQQHVASGDTAALSDLSTLISAGTDTRVESWISVELARELSDKQAEEFVERLYSVLADVRISVKDWPAMLDRAKDIAQTLPQTAHAEQIAELPQAAELLDWMANSKFTFLGYREYDLETVNGEDVLVARSGSGLGLMRELESQGPQHLTKRGRITARDKSALIITKANARSTVHRGVYLDYVGVKSFDANGEVNGERRFIGLFSSSVYTSSVKTVPVVRDKVQAVLKSTGFAANSHSGKDITTILENYPRDEMFQISVDDLTKTALGILRLQERRRTSVFLRTDEYGRFVTAMVFLPRDRFSTGVRLRVEKELKDSFNAESIEYEAQLGAGALVRLFYRLRLQRHGLIPVVDRTALENRIAKAVRSWSDAIVDTARESLELGDANTLSNAWSEAFPASYKVQFEIEDALKDIDLLSTLNESAQSGPIVSFYDPSPVDEDSPVSKRMKIFVTQPLLLSRILPVLQDLGLDVVDERPYELNPEGVGQRYIYDMGLKFDQDVDFGEVESKLAEAYSAVIRNDAESDSLNALVLREGLSWEQVAMLRAYAHYLLQLGVPNSTGFIANTLVGNASVTHSIVELFQATFDPSLGAEASEAAREEAKNKISEALEAVPTLDADTLLRRFVKVIEATKRTNYFTEHQALAFKLAPEEIDFAPFPRPKHELWVYSPRVEGTHFRFGAVARGGLRWSDRREDFRTEVLGLVKAQMVKNSVIVPTGAKGGFYAKQLPNPAQDRAAWMEEGKSAYKIFIGTLLQLTDNMVTDSTGEHIVAPENVVRRDGDDSYLVVAADKGTASFSDIANSLSAQKGHWLGDAFASGGSVGYDHKGMGITARGAWESVKRHFFELGIDTQSEEFTAVGVGDMSGDVFGNGLRRTPTVKLVAAFDHRDIFLDPNPDAQVAFDERQRLYDLPRSSWADYNKELISAGGGVYSRSLKSIPISPEVRAVLGLAESTLKLSPNELLKAILSAPVDLLYNGGIGTYVKASSETHGQVGDRANDAIRIDGKDLRVKVIGEGGNLGMTQLGRIEAARQGVLLNSDAIDNSAGVDTSDREVNIKIFVDRQISAGNLTADERTDFLLSMTDNVGDLVLKTNFEQNVLLLNEKHAALTWAPAYERLMQWLESAADLNRELEFLPSTAELEERRASGGAMTTPELSVLAAYSKIQLANALTESDLADDPYFAETLRRYFPEQLVERFGDQLDSHPLRREIIATVIANDIVNVGGITYVFRAMEETGASEVQIAKVFCALREVYGFDRQFDAINAQPAGTSLKHWGRQHHDMRRLLDRATRWFINRVDEQLLVSEAVTRFQDTVTELRKALPTIIRGNDLERFNDWRDEALGFGIPELRASMWATQFESYALLDIAEYVHRTSTTASKVAETYFVLYDLFGVDSLLNRITKLPRSDRWQALARAAMRDDLYTTIIDLTGNILDAHGDIADPAERVAAWEEANAANLDRAKSMFEEVNSLERDDMASLSVALRLLRSIVRR, translated from the coding sequence ATGTCAGAATCATTCATGGATGCGACTCTCACCCCAAAATTGGTGAGCGAGTACTATAGCCAAATTGCGACTGAGGACGTGGCAGCCTACCGGCCAGACGAACTCGAATCTCGCGTGGCTGCACACCTAGAAATCGGCTACGAACGCGAAGCGGAAACCCCCAACGTCGCCATCACACGAAACAACGGAGTCTCGGTGGTCCATATCGTCACCGACGATATGCCGTTCTTGGTTGATTCGGTCACCGCAGCATTAGTTCAGCTTAATTCACCCATCCAGTTAGTCGTGCACCCAACATTCGTGGTTTCACGCAAGTCCGAGACTGGCGAAATCGTCAAGATCAGCCATACCGGGCAGCAGCATGTGGCCAGTGGTGACACAGCGGCTCTTTCAGATCTGAGTACCCTCATTTCGGCAGGGACGGATACACGCGTTGAGTCGTGGATTTCTGTTGAGCTTGCCCGTGAACTCAGTGACAAGCAGGCAGAAGAATTTGTTGAGCGACTCTACAGCGTGCTCGCGGATGTGCGAATCTCTGTCAAGGATTGGCCTGCCATGCTTGACCGTGCCAAAGACATCGCCCAGACCCTGCCACAGACTGCCCACGCGGAACAGATTGCTGAGCTTCCACAGGCCGCCGAATTGCTGGATTGGATGGCCAACAGCAAATTCACCTTCCTCGGCTACCGCGAATATGACCTGGAAACGGTCAATGGTGAAGATGTTTTGGTCGCCCGATCCGGTAGTGGTCTTGGACTTATGCGCGAGTTGGAGTCGCAGGGTCCACAGCACTTGACCAAGCGTGGCCGTATTACCGCTCGTGATAAGAGCGCCCTGATCATCACCAAAGCCAACGCTCGTTCAACCGTGCACCGTGGCGTGTACTTGGACTACGTCGGCGTCAAGAGCTTTGATGCCAACGGCGAGGTTAATGGTGAGCGCCGATTCATCGGTTTGTTCTCTTCGAGCGTTTACACCTCTAGCGTGAAAACTGTTCCAGTTGTCCGCGACAAGGTCCAAGCCGTACTCAAGAGCACCGGATTTGCTGCTAACTCTCACTCCGGTAAAGACATCACCACCATTCTGGAAAACTACCCTCGAGATGAGATGTTCCAGATCAGCGTTGATGACCTGACCAAGACTGCGTTGGGTATCTTGCGTTTGCAAGAACGCCGTCGGACCTCAGTCTTCCTGAGGACCGATGAGTACGGCCGTTTTGTGACGGCCATGGTGTTCTTGCCTCGTGATCGTTTCTCCACCGGCGTTCGTCTGCGCGTTGAAAAAGAACTCAAAGATAGTTTCAACGCAGAGTCCATCGAATATGAAGCTCAGCTCGGCGCTGGCGCCTTGGTGCGTTTGTTCTACCGTCTGCGCCTGCAGCGTCATGGCCTAATCCCGGTTGTTGACCGCACTGCTTTGGAAAATCGTATTGCCAAGGCAGTTCGCTCATGGTCTGACGCCATTGTGGATACGGCCCGCGAAAGTCTTGAGCTGGGCGACGCGAATACGCTGTCCAATGCTTGGTCAGAGGCATTCCCTGCATCCTACAAGGTTCAGTTTGAGATCGAAGATGCGCTCAAGGACATCGACCTGCTTTCAACCTTGAATGAGTCCGCTCAGAGCGGGCCGATCGTTTCCTTCTACGATCCGTCACCGGTTGATGAAGATTCACCAGTGTCTAAGCGCATGAAGATCTTCGTGACTCAGCCACTATTGCTCTCACGCATTTTGCCGGTCCTGCAGGATTTGGGACTGGACGTAGTTGATGAACGTCCCTACGAGCTGAACCCTGAAGGCGTTGGCCAGCGTTACATCTATGACATGGGTCTGAAGTTTGACCAAGATGTTGATTTTGGTGAGGTTGAAAGCAAGCTGGCTGAGGCTTATAGCGCTGTCATTCGTAATGACGCAGAATCCGATAGCCTCAACGCCCTGGTGCTTCGTGAAGGCCTGTCCTGGGAACAGGTAGCGATGTTGCGTGCCTACGCACACTACTTGCTACAGCTAGGTGTTCCGAACTCCACCGGGTTCATCGCCAACACCTTGGTCGGTAATGCCTCGGTCACCCACAGCATCGTTGAGCTGTTCCAAGCAACCTTTGACCCTTCGCTGGGCGCTGAGGCATCCGAAGCAGCCCGTGAAGAAGCCAAAAACAAGATCTCTGAGGCGCTGGAAGCTGTCCCGACCTTGGACGCTGACACGCTCTTGCGTCGTTTTGTAAAGGTCATCGAAGCGACCAAGCGAACCAATTACTTCACCGAGCACCAGGCCCTGGCCTTCAAGCTCGCACCGGAAGAAATTGACTTCGCTCCATTCCCACGCCCGAAGCATGAACTGTGGGTTTACTCGCCACGCGTTGAAGGCACGCACTTCCGCTTTGGTGCAGTGGCACGTGGTGGCTTGCGCTGGTCGGACCGTCGTGAAGATTTCCGTACCGAAGTTCTTGGCCTGGTCAAGGCCCAGATGGTGAAGAACTCGGTCATCGTTCCTACCGGTGCCAAGGGTGGCTTCTACGCGAAGCAACTACCGAACCCTGCACAGGATCGGGCCGCGTGGATGGAAGAAGGTAAGAGCGCCTATAAGATCTTCATCGGTACGCTCCTGCAGCTGACGGACAATATGGTCACCGATTCGACCGGTGAGCACATCGTGGCTCCTGAAAACGTGGTTCGTCGCGATGGAGATGACTCCTACTTGGTTGTTGCTGCCGATAAGGGAACCGCTAGCTTCTCTGACATTGCCAACTCGCTGTCCGCGCAGAAGGGCCACTGGTTGGGCGACGCGTTCGCCTCGGGCGGTTCCGTGGGCTATGACCACAAGGGCATGGGCATCACGGCTCGCGGCGCTTGGGAATCGGTGAAGCGTCACTTCTTCGAGCTGGGCATTGATACCCAGAGTGAAGAATTCACCGCCGTAGGTGTGGGTGATATGTCCGGTGACGTCTTTGGTAACGGTCTGCGCCGTACCCCGACCGTCAAACTGGTTGCAGCCTTTGACCACCGGGATATTTTCCTTGATCCGAATCCAGACGCACAGGTTGCCTTTGATGAGCGTCAGCGCCTGTATGACCTGCCTCGTTCCAGCTGGGCAGATTACAACAAGGAGCTGATCTCTGCCGGAGGCGGCGTGTATTCGCGAAGCCTGAAGTCGATTCCTATCAGCCCAGAAGTTCGTGCGGTACTTGGGCTAGCCGAGAGCACGCTCAAGTTGAGCCCTAACGAATTGCTCAAGGCAATCCTGTCTGCCCCCGTAGACCTGCTGTACAACGGCGGCATTGGCACCTATGTCAAGGCATCGAGCGAGACTCATGGCCAGGTTGGCGACCGTGCCAACGATGCCATTCGCATCGACGGGAAGGACCTAAGGGTCAAGGTCATCGGCGAAGGCGGTAACCTCGGCATGACGCAGCTTGGTCGTATCGAAGCTGCCCGTCAGGGTGTTCTGCTCAATTCGGATGCTATCGATAACTCGGCTGGTGTGGACACCTCGGACCGTGAAGTTAATATCAAGATCTTCGTGGACCGTCAGATCTCTGCAGGCAATCTCACCGCAGATGAACGCACAGACTTCCTGCTATCGATGACCGATAACGTGGGCGACCTGGTGCTGAAAACCAACTTTGAGCAAAACGTCCTGTTGCTCAATGAAAAGCATGCTGCACTCACTTGGGCACCTGCCTACGAGAGACTTATGCAGTGGCTGGAATCCGCCGCGGACCTGAACCGTGAACTCGAGTTCCTTCCAAGCACTGCCGAGCTAGAAGAACGACGTGCTTCCGGCGGAGCGATGACGACTCCGGAGCTGTCAGTATTGGCTGCTTACTCCAAGATTCAGTTGGCCAATGCACTAACTGAATCCGACCTAGCAGATGACCCATACTTTGCGGAAACGCTGCGACGTTACTTCCCAGAACAGCTTGTAGAGCGCTTTGGGGACCAGCTGGATAGCCATCCGCTACGCCGAGAAATCATCGCAACAGTGATTGCCAACGACATTGTGAACGTTGGTGGCATTACCTATGTCTTCCGTGCAATGGAAGAGACGGGCGCTAGCGAAGTTCAAATCGCGAAGGTCTTCTGTGCACTGCGTGAGGTCTACGGGTTTGATCGTCAGTTTGATGCGATCAACGCCCAGCCGGCCGGGACCAGCCTGAAACACTGGGGACGCCAGCATCATGACATGCGTCGTCTGTTGGATCGTGCCACTCGCTGGTTCATTAACCGTGTTGATGAGCAGCTACTGGTCTCAGAAGCGGTGACTCGTTTCCAAGACACCGTGACCGAATTGCGCAAGGCTTTGCCAACGATTATTCGCGGCAACGACCTGGAACGCTTCAACGACTGGCGCGACGAAGCCCTGGGCTTCGGCATTCCTGAGTTGCGAGCTAGCATGTGGGCCACGCAGTTCGAGTCCTACGCGCTGTTGGACATCGCTGAGTATGTGCACCGTACCTCGACTACGGCGTCCAAAGTCGCTGAGACCTACTTCGTGCTCTACGATCTCTTCGGTGTCGATAGCCTGTTGAACCGGATCACCAAGTTGCCACGTTCGGATCGCTGGCAGGCGCTGGCTCGTGCCGCCATGCGTGATGATTTGTACACCACGATTATCGACCTGACCGGTAACATCTTGGATGCTCACGGCGATATTGCGGACCCAGCAGAGCGTGTTGCTGCGTGGGAAGAAGCAAACGCGGCTAACCTAGATCGTGCGAAGAGTATGTTTGAGGAAGTAAATAGCCTCGAACGTGACGACATGGCTTCATTGTCCGTGGCACTTCGCCTGTTGCGTTCCATCGTAAGAAGGTAA
- a CDS encoding AAA family ATPase, with protein MSISVVVLGDKESIVREIESYQGELIVTRVCSETAEAIAACLTAIADVLLIADAQQVPPMEQIEELMGNGTAVVYLLENSTELSPLPDVLQLPVDIAMSDLEERITATVHSLKIPESSPIDDQRSAGKSEPSTQGKIVCFWSAPGSPGRSTLALNYAVEAAATGKSVVLLDADTYAASISIQLGLMDESASVAQICRIMDSGSTDINRLNAACSLVQVGDTTVRVGTGIPRSSRWPEVRASALRRAALVFREHYDLVVLDIAPHIAMDEQLSFDTQAPQRNAVTVEVLRCSDEIFMVVQSDSIGIPRAIRAIDELEENHPELRPKIIFNRVSVSSSGRSPKRRLSEAWDRFGPMHDVVGFLPNDSAVCSASVLAGSPLLEIAPKSSLRTEIRSLAGIKSTDLPKNRITRRFSKSA; from the coding sequence ATGAGTATCTCCGTTGTTGTCTTGGGTGATAAGGAAAGTATTGTTCGAGAAATCGAGAGCTATCAAGGTGAACTGATCGTCACGAGAGTCTGTTCCGAAACCGCTGAAGCGATCGCCGCCTGTCTCACTGCCATCGCCGACGTTCTATTGATCGCGGATGCCCAGCAAGTTCCGCCCATGGAACAGATCGAGGAACTGATGGGCAATGGAACAGCAGTAGTCTACTTACTTGAAAACTCCACTGAGCTTAGCCCCTTGCCCGATGTTCTCCAGCTTCCGGTAGATATTGCGATGTCTGACCTAGAAGAGCGCATTACAGCAACGGTTCACTCTTTGAAGATTCCCGAATCTTCTCCGATAGATGACCAACGCTCCGCGGGAAAATCTGAACCAAGTACTCAGGGAAAGATTGTTTGTTTCTGGAGTGCTCCGGGTTCACCGGGACGAAGCACCCTTGCCTTGAATTATGCTGTCGAAGCAGCCGCCACTGGTAAGTCCGTTGTTTTGTTAGATGCAGACACCTACGCTGCTTCGATTTCGATCCAATTGGGACTGATGGATGAATCAGCATCAGTTGCACAGATCTGCCGCATTATGGACTCGGGCAGCACCGATATTAATCGTCTTAACGCAGCCTGCTCGCTCGTCCAGGTGGGGGACACCACCGTTCGTGTGGGAACCGGGATTCCACGATCAAGTCGCTGGCCAGAGGTACGTGCTTCAGCTCTGCGACGAGCCGCACTGGTCTTCAGAGAACACTATGACTTGGTAGTCCTAGATATTGCGCCACATATCGCCATGGATGAACAGCTGAGCTTTGATACGCAAGCACCCCAACGCAATGCTGTAACGGTGGAAGTACTGCGTTGCTCGGACGAAATTTTTATGGTGGTTCAATCAGACAGTATCGGTATTCCTCGTGCCATCAGAGCCATTGATGAGCTGGAGGAAAACCACCCTGAACTTCGTCCCAAAATCATCTTCAACCGGGTCAGTGTTTCCAGTAGTGGTCGAAGCCCAAAGCGTCGATTGTCCGAAGCCTGGGACCGTTTTGGTCCAATGCACGATGTCGTTGGTTTCTTGCCTAATGACAGCGCAGTCTGCAGTGCGTCAGTGTTAGCAGGAAGCCCTTTACTCGAGATAGCGCCTAAAAGTTCATTGCGTACTGAAATACGGTCTTTGGCCGGCATAAAATCTACGGATTTACCCAAGAATCGGATTACTCGTCGATTTAGCAAGTCTGCATGA
- a CDS encoding SAF domain-containing protein, whose protein sequence is MSEQVAQGARSTKAARIKRPGWKDPRLALGAVLVVASVAGTMYLVGEMHETTTVYVARSNITLGEQLTAENMKTQEVQLGETAGRYLDPEADIVDLARANTFISAGELIPVTSVTHSELGSRRPINIELPADLSSSIAPGSFVDVWIAERASGGNTYGVPEKLSSMVEVAARVESGGGLVDRQGTNLELLVEPNQLEPLLQALANDSRIIVIYNPAGAE, encoded by the coding sequence ATGAGTGAACAAGTGGCCCAAGGGGCACGATCAACAAAAGCCGCGAGAATCAAACGTCCTGGTTGGAAAGATCCACGGTTGGCCTTGGGCGCGGTTCTTGTTGTGGCATCCGTAGCAGGCACGATGTACCTAGTCGGTGAAATGCACGAGACCACCACCGTGTATGTGGCACGCTCCAATATCACTCTTGGTGAGCAACTAACCGCCGAGAATATGAAAACCCAAGAAGTACAACTTGGTGAGACGGCTGGCCGTTACCTTGATCCGGAAGCAGACATTGTCGACTTGGCTCGTGCCAACACCTTCATTAGTGCAGGGGAACTTATCCCAGTGACATCCGTGACGCACAGTGAACTTGGATCTCGTCGACCCATCAATATTGAACTGCCAGCAGACTTGAGCTCTTCCATTGCGCCGGGCAGCTTTGTGGACGTTTGGATCGCAGAGCGCGCATCGGGAGGAAATACTTACGGTGTGCCAGAAAAACTCTCGTCGATGGTCGAGGTTGCTGCGCGTGTTGAAAGCGGTGGCGGTCTGGTGGACCGACAAGGCACAAATCTTGAACTATTGGTGGAACCCAACCAACTAGAGCCACTCCTGCAAGCACTGGCCAACGATTCACGAATTATCGTCATTTACAATCCAGCCGGAGCTGAGTAA
- a CDS encoding LysM peptidoglycan-binding domain-containing protein translates to MMKIRTLVIFSLFSAADYVLIFVGLRLILDFPANASMPLEPARRIQFLIIVSAFVLAAFALLRLGVKWLIIWAAKHEQRHVLNFFQRVAPRFSRRVLSSVLGTSIALSTAVAANAGTVIPVQNLSSTPHAESKSLPESVESSQRSVPNAQWFPEQISVPLNRLISSGAQPKHKTEKTITEIVVAQGENLWSIAATRLGPQATAEEISAYWPQVYQANRQVIGSDPNVLEVGTVLVLPHRQ, encoded by the coding sequence ATGATGAAGATACGAACGCTGGTTATCTTTTCCCTGTTTAGCGCTGCGGATTATGTCTTGATCTTCGTGGGCTTGAGGTTGATCTTGGACTTCCCCGCCAACGCATCAATGCCCCTTGAGCCGGCACGGCGCATTCAATTCCTCATCATCGTTTCGGCGTTCGTTCTTGCAGCCTTTGCGCTTCTGCGATTGGGGGTCAAGTGGCTGATTATTTGGGCGGCAAAGCATGAGCAGCGGCACGTACTCAACTTTTTCCAACGGGTCGCACCTCGATTCAGTCGCCGGGTTCTGAGTTCTGTCCTTGGCACGTCAATTGCGCTTTCAACTGCAGTGGCTGCTAACGCTGGCACAGTTATTCCGGTGCAAAATCTTTCAAGCACTCCCCATGCCGAGAGCAAGAGCTTGCCCGAATCAGTGGAATCAAGTCAGCGCAGTGTCCCCAATGCGCAATGGTTCCCAGAGCAAATTTCCGTGCCCCTGAACCGACTCATCTCATCGGGAGCACAACCAAAACACAAGACAGAAAAAACCATCACCGAGATTGTCGTCGCACAAGGCGAGAACTTATGGAGCATTGCTGCCACGCGCCTCGGACCGCAAGCAACAGCGGAAGAAATCTCAGCGTATTGGCCACAGGTTTATCAGGCTAACCGGCAAGTAATCGGTTCCGACCCCAATGTCTTAGAGGTTGGAACTGTCTTGGTCCTTCCGCACAGGCAATAA
- a CDS encoding Rv3235 family protein codes for MSTITISARATTPAAQPVDSLAPNSSAPDTPADAPAHLRRALDHIFHRTDLCRTEHRAIVEITHSVARAVFEVVAGYRSVSQLAFVMEPTCIAKLQRRALLETGQYSAGPEPGTAHGQILSLHLDHCFSGAWECTAILGFKNRVRAVALKIEPWHGRWQVTDVELI; via the coding sequence ATGAGTACCATCACCATCAGTGCCCGCGCCACTACCCCAGCGGCCCAACCAGTCGACTCCCTAGCGCCGAATTCAAGCGCTCCTGATACACCAGCCGATGCGCCAGCGCATCTGCGCAGAGCACTGGACCACATTTTTCATCGCACCGACTTGTGCCGGACCGAGCATCGGGCCATCGTGGAAATTACTCACTCAGTGGCACGGGCTGTTTTCGAAGTTGTTGCCGGGTACCGCAGCGTCAGCCAATTAGCATTTGTCATGGAACCAACCTGCATTGCCAAACTACAGCGGCGCGCCCTACTAGAAACTGGCCAATACTCCGCGGGACCAGAGCCAGGCACAGCGCATGGACAAATTCTCTCTTTGCATCTGGACCATTGCTTCTCCGGCGCGTGGGAATGCACAGCCATTCTCGGATTTAAAAACCGCGTCCGCGCCGTAGCTCTCAAAATTGAGCCATGGCACGGACGCTGGCAAGTGACCGATGTCGAACTTATTTAG
- the secA gene encoding preprotein translocase subunit SecA translates to MASLLERILRTGDKKTLKTLRKYADTINTLEVEIRELSDEELKGETDKFRERLADGETLDDLLPEAFAVVREASDRVLGMRHFDVQLMGGAALHLGNIAEMRTGEGKTLVATAPAYLNALTGKGVHVITTNDFLAQYQSDLMGRVFRFLGLSCGCILSNMKPEERRKQYEADITYGTNNEFGFDYLRDNMAWSKDELVQRGHNFVIVDEVDSILIDEARTPLIISGQASGDVNRWYTEFSKIVSRLKREDDYEVDEKKRTIGVLESGIEKVEDYLGIDNLYEANNTPLIGFLNNAIKAKELFKKDKDYVVVNGEVMIVDEHTGRALQGRRYSEGMHQAIEAKESVTIKAENQTLATITLQNYFRMYEKISGMTGTAQTEAAEFMSTYKLGVVEIPTNKPAIRKDQPDYIYKNEVSKFNAVVEDIAERHATGQPILVGTTSVEKSEYLSRLLSKKGIRHEVLNAKQHAREAAVVAMAGRKNGVTVSTNMAGRGTDIMLGGNAEFLAVAEMERRGLDAEKHPEEYNKVWDEVFAKAKETVAKEAKEVAELGGLYVLGTERHESRRIDNQLRGRAGRQGDPGESRFYLSMTDDLMRRFNSGMAERIMNNPSMPDDVALESKMVSRAIESAQAQVEGVNAEQRKNVLKYDDVMNRQREAIYADRRAILEGGDLEEKVGHFLEDVVKAMVLEATQVGNPDEWELKQLWTNLKQLYPIGITLDEVVEEAGGVGHLSSQFLEREILSDAQYQYEEREKLVGSSTMRDLERRVVLSTIGRKWQEHLYEMDYLKEGIGLRAMAQRDPLVEYQREGYTMFQTMMEGIREESIGALFNLDIPTGSAAAADAPVIDESAKPKNLQFTGPDEDGEASTTRAQAATNKKKKKSKRN, encoded by the coding sequence GTGGCATCATTGCTAGAACGTATTTTGCGTACCGGCGACAAGAAGACGCTAAAAACTCTTCGTAAGTACGCCGACACGATCAATACGTTGGAAGTCGAAATTCGCGAACTTTCAGACGAAGAGCTCAAGGGTGAAACCGACAAGTTCCGCGAACGTTTGGCTGACGGTGAAACGTTGGACGATTTGCTCCCTGAAGCTTTCGCCGTAGTCCGTGAAGCTTCGGACCGTGTGCTTGGCATGCGACACTTCGATGTTCAGCTCATGGGTGGCGCAGCATTACACCTGGGCAATATCGCTGAAATGCGTACCGGTGAAGGTAAAACCCTGGTAGCTACGGCTCCGGCCTACCTCAACGCCCTCACCGGCAAGGGTGTTCACGTAATTACCACTAACGACTTCCTCGCGCAGTACCAGTCTGACCTGATGGGCCGTGTATTCCGTTTCCTCGGTCTGAGCTGTGGTTGCATCCTGTCTAATATGAAGCCGGAAGAGCGACGGAAACAATACGAAGCTGACATTACTTACGGTACGAACAATGAGTTCGGCTTCGATTACCTGCGCGACAACATGGCGTGGAGCAAGGACGAACTGGTTCAGCGCGGACACAACTTTGTCATCGTCGATGAGGTTGACTCGATTTTGATCGATGAAGCCCGTACCCCGCTGATTATCTCGGGTCAGGCTTCCGGCGATGTCAATCGCTGGTACACCGAATTCTCGAAGATCGTTTCACGCCTGAAGCGCGAGGATGACTACGAGGTTGACGAAAAGAAGCGCACTATTGGTGTGTTGGAGTCTGGGATCGAAAAGGTTGAGGATTACCTCGGTATCGACAACCTGTACGAAGCCAACAACACCCCGCTGATCGGTTTCTTGAACAACGCCATCAAGGCCAAGGAACTGTTCAAAAAAGACAAGGACTACGTTGTCGTCAACGGCGAAGTCATGATCGTTGATGAACACACCGGCCGTGCCCTGCAGGGGCGTCGCTATTCTGAGGGCATGCACCAGGCTATTGAAGCCAAAGAGAGCGTGACCATCAAGGCCGAAAACCAGACGCTCGCCACGATCACCTTGCAGAACTACTTCCGTATGTACGAGAAGATCTCAGGCATGACCGGTACCGCGCAGACCGAGGCCGCGGAATTCATGAGCACCTACAAGCTGGGTGTTGTCGAGATTCCGACGAATAAGCCTGCGATCCGCAAGGATCAGCCAGACTACATTTACAAGAACGAAGTCTCCAAGTTCAACGCTGTGGTCGAAGACATCGCTGAACGTCATGCTACGGGACAGCCGATTCTGGTTGGTACCACCAGCGTGGAGAAGAGTGAATACCTTTCGCGTCTGCTCTCCAAGAAGGGCATTCGCCATGAGGTGCTCAACGCTAAGCAGCACGCACGTGAAGCTGCGGTTGTTGCAATGGCGGGTCGTAAAAACGGCGTGACTGTTTCGACGAACATGGCAGGTCGCGGTACCGACATCATGCTCGGTGGTAACGCCGAATTCCTTGCTGTCGCTGAGATGGAACGTCGCGGACTGGATGCTGAGAAGCACCCAGAAGAGTACAACAAGGTTTGGGACGAAGTCTTCGCAAAGGCCAAAGAAACCGTGGCTAAGGAAGCTAAGGAAGTCGCCGAACTCGGTGGTCTGTATGTCCTTGGTACCGAGCGTCACGAGTCACGCCGAATTGATAACCAGTTGCGTGGTCGTGCCGGCCGTCAGGGTGACCCTGGTGAGTCGCGCTTCTACTTGTCGATGACTGACGATTTGATGCGCCGCTTTAATTCCGGCATGGCAGAACGCATCATGAACAACCCCTCAATGCCCGATGATGTGGCTTTGGAGTCCAAGATGGTCTCCCGAGCCATCGAATCGGCTCAGGCCCAGGTGGAAGGTGTTAACGCCGAACAGCGCAAGAATGTGCTGAAGTACGATGACGTGATGAATCGTCAGCGCGAGGCAATTTATGCTGACCGCCGTGCCATCTTGGAAGGTGGAGACCTTGAGGAAAAGGTCGGTCATTTCCTAGAGGACGTCGTCAAGGCGATGGTTTTGGAAGCTACTCAGGTGGGCAACCCAGACGAGTGGGAGCTCAAGCAGCTCTGGACTAACCTCAAGCAGCTTTACCCAATCGGTATCACCCTGGATGAGGTTGTTGAGGAAGCTGGCGGAGTTGGACACCTCTCCTCGCAGTTCTTGGAACGAGAAATTCTTTCTGACGCTCAGTATCAGTATGAAGAACGCGAAAAATTGGTTGGTTCATCCACCATGCGTGATTTGGAACGGCGCGTTGTGCTCTCGACTATCGGACGTAAGTGGCAAGAACACCTTTACGAGATGGACTATCTCAAAGAAGGCATCGGGCTGCGTGCAATGGCGCAGCGCGATCCACTGGTGGAATACCAGCGCGAGGGCTATACGATGTTCCAGACCATGATGGAAGGCATTCGTGAAGAGAGCATCGGTGCACTGTTCAACTTGGACATCCCAACAGGTAGTGCCGCTGCTGCTGATGCACCAGTGATCGATGAATCAGCGAAGCCAAAGAACTTGCAGTTCACGGGCCCGGACGAAGACGGCGAAGCCAGCACTACCCGTGCGCAGGCTGCGACCAATAAGAAGAAAAAGAAGTCCAAGCGAAACTAA